ccaaaccctgtcttgggcaatccttcccagctttttccagttgttattcatcctttttatatctgattctatttcccgacgtaatgtgtcatttggccttcctcttttccccttcccttcaggattccaagtaagggcttgcctcatgatgcggtctgatgatttgcgtaatgtatatcctatccatttccataatcttttccta
This DNA window, taken from Schistosoma haematobium chromosome 7, whole genome shotgun sequence, encodes the following:
- a CDS encoding hypothetical protein (EggNog:ENOG410VWNB), encoding MNRYLRKILNIHSPDIISNSLLWERTNQLPAEEEIRKRLWKWIGYTLRKSSDRIMRQALTWNPEGKGKRGRPNDTLRREIESDIKRMNNNWKKLGRIAQDRVWMESAGRQPMLLH